One part of the Odontesthes bonariensis isolate fOdoBon6 chromosome 15, fOdoBon6.hap1, whole genome shotgun sequence genome encodes these proteins:
- the tomm70a gene encoding mitochondrial import receptor subunit TOM70, giving the protein MAASKPVEPQSGTGLPRWQLALLVGTPIVLGVGAVYLWNRSRTKERKGTGERKTPEGSASPVQGQEGAAQASREQENMSPLDRAQAAKNKGNKYFKAGKYENAIQCYTEAIALCPTDQKADLSTFYQNRAAAYEQQSKWTEVVQDCCQAVELNPRYIKALFRRAKALEKLDNKKECLEDVTAVCILEAFQNQQSMLLADKVLKQLGKEKAKEKYKNREPMMPSPQFIKSYFSSFTDDIISQPLQKGEKKDEDKDKEGEAAEVSESSGYLKAKQYMEEENYDKIISECTKEIESGGRYTAEALLLRATFYLLIGNANAAQPDLDRVINMQDANVKLRANALIKRGSMYMQQQQPMLSTNDFNMAAEIDTRNPDVYHHRGQLKILLDQVDEAVGDFDECILLRPDSALAQAQKCFALYRQAYTGNNPSQVQTAMDGFEDVIRRFPKCAEGYALYAQALTDQQQFGKADEMYDKCIELEPDNATTYVHKGLLQLQWKQDLDLGLDLISKAIEIDNKCDFAYETMGTIEVQRGNLDKAIEMFNKAINLAKSEMEMAHLYSLCDAAYAQTEVARKYGLKPPTL; this is encoded by the exons ATGGCTGCTTCAAAGCCAGTCGAACCCCAGTCTGGGACTGGTTTACCCCGCTGGCAGCTGGCACTGTTAGTCGGGACCCCCATAGTGCTTGGAGTAGGTGCAGTTTACCTCTGGAATCGCAGCAGGacgaaggaaaggaaagggaccGGGGAGCGGAAAACACCAGAAGGCAGCGCCAGTCCCGTGCAGGGCCAAGAAGGCGCAGCTCAAGCCAGTCGGGAGCAGGAGAATATG AGCCCTTTGGATCGTGCCCAGGCAGCAAAGAACAAGGGCAACAAGTATTTCAAGGCTGGCAAGTACGAGAACGCCATCCAGTGCTACACAGAGGCAATTGCTCTCTGCCCCACAGACCAGAAGGCGGATTTGTCAACGTTTTACCAGAACAGAGCAGCAGCCTACGAACAGCAG AGTAAGTGGACAGAAGTGGTACAGGACTGCTGTCAGGCCGTGGAACTAAATCCACGTTATATCAAGGCTCTATTCAGGAGGGCCAAAGCTCTGGAAAAACTGGACAATAAGAAGGAGTGCCTAGAAG ATGTCACAGCAGTGTGTATTCTTGAGGCCTTCCAGAACCAACAGAGCATGCTGCTCGCAGACAAGGTGCTGAAACAGCTTGGAAAAGAGAAGGCCaaagaaaaatacaag AATCGCGAGCCAATGATGCCTTCTCCTCAGTTCATTAAGTCATACTTTAGCTCATTTACTGATGACATCATCTCCCAGCCCCTGCAGAAGGGTGAGAAAAAAGATGAAGACAAGGACAAGGAGGGTGAGGCCGCTGAAGTCTCTGAGAG CTCTGGCTACCTGAAGGCAAAGCAGTACATGGAGGAGGAGAATTATGACAAAATCATCAGTGAATGCACCAAGGAAATCGAGTCAGGAGGCCGATACACAGCAGAGGCCCTGCTGCTGCGAGCCACATTCTATCTGCTGATTGGCAACGCTAACGCTGCTCAACCCGATTTGGACCGGGTGATCAACATGCAGGACGCCAACGTGAAG CTACGAGCAAATGCTTTGATCAAGCGTGGGAGCATGTACATGCAGCAACAGCAGCCTATGCTTTCTACAAATGATTTCAACATGGCAGCCGAGATCGACACACGCAACCCTGACGTGTATCACCACAGGGGTCAG CTGAAGATTCTGCTGGATCAGGTGGACGAGGCGGTGGGGGACTTTGATGAGTGCATTCTTCTCAGACCTGACTCTGCTCTGGCACAGGCACAGAAGTGTTTTGCCCTG TACAGGCAAGCTTATACTGGAAACAACCCGTCGCAGGTACAGACAGCCATGGACGGCTTTGAGGACGTTATCCGAAGGTTTCCAAAATGCGCAGAGGGATACGCTCTTTATGCTCAG GCATTGACTGACCAGCAGCAGTTTGGAAAAGCTGATGAGATGTATGACAAGTGTATCGAACTGGAACCAGATAATGCTACTACATATGTTCATAAGGG TTTGCTGCAGCTTCAGTGGAAACAAGACCTCGACTTGGGTCTAGACCTCATTAGTAAGGCGATTGAGATTGACAACAAATGTGACTTTGCCTATGAAACTATGGGAACCATTGAAGTCCAAAG GGGCAACCTGGACAAGGCGATAGAAATGTTCAACAAAGCAATCAACCTAGCCAAGTCAGAGATGGAGATGGCCCATTTGTACTCATTATGTGATGCAGCATACGCCCAGACGGAAGTGGCAAGGAAGTATGGGCTAAAGCCTCCCACGCTGTAA